The following nucleotide sequence is from Quadrisphaera setariae.
AGCGGCGACGACAGCCGGGACACGTGGGCCAGCGTGCCAGCGGCCACCGACAGACCGTGCCGCGCGGTGCCTCGGGCTGGCGCCGCGGAGGAGAGCGGAGGTCCGGTGTCGAGAGCACGGGCCGCTCTCGGCTACTCTTGACCGTCCGCTGGGCGAGCGCAGCCCTGCCGTCGGTCATCCGGCGCCAGCTGCCCCCCGGCCGAGGAACGACGCCTTCGAGATCACTGGAGTAGAGCTGTGGCTGCCACCTGCGACGTCTGCGGCAAGGGCCCTGGGTTCGGCCACGCCATCTCCCACTCGCACCGCCGCACGAAGCGCCGCTTCGACCCGAACATCCAGCGCGTGCGCACCCTGGAGAACGGCGTGACCCCCAAGCGCGTCAACGTGTGCACCTCCTGCCTGAAGGCGGGCAAGGTCACCCGCTGACCCCCTGACGCACCAGCAGCGCCCGCCCGGCTCCGGCCCGGCGGGCGCTGCTGCGTTCCCGGTCCGTCACCCGGCGCCGCCCGCACCACCC
It contains:
- the rpmB gene encoding 50S ribosomal protein L28, encoding MAATCDVCGKGPGFGHAISHSHRRTKRRFDPNIQRVRTLENGVTPKRVNVCTSCLKAGKVTR